A window of Pullulanibacillus sp. KACC 23026 genomic DNA:
TTATATCCTGTTTCCACCGCTTGCTTTATTTCTTTTCTCTAAATCAATTAGGAAACGGTTCTTATATTTTGTTGTTACGGTAGCTTTAGCTTATTTTATTTATCAGGTTCTAGGGCCAAGAGTACTCAAATACTTCTCTATTTGGCTGATGGGTGCAGGAGTGGCTATCCTTCCAAGACTTAAATGGGAATCGAAGCGGCTTAATCGAGTCGTAATGGTGTTAGCCTCGGCAGCAGCCATTGGTTCTCTATGGCTGCCGGATGCTTTGCTTCATTATACACCGACCTCCAATGTCAATGCTGAGCCCTTTATACCTGATTTGATAATTGGTCTTAGCTACAGTTTACTTATCTATACCATCATTAGTTTTTATAAGAATACGACCTTTTTGACAGGACTCACTCGGACGGCTACTTTTTTGGCAGGGTTCTCTTATACCTTGTATTTAATCCATTTTCCGGTATTTAATTTTATTCGAGCAAGTCATAAAGACCATGCTGTTCCGTTACTTGAGCATTTTCAACCTTCACAAAATTTAAGAGACAATATAGTCCTTGTTATTCTTATGATTGTTTATGCATGGGTGATCTCACGTCTAACAGAAGAACATACTCCTAAAATTAGGAGAATGATCCAAAAGCTCATATCTTATCCTCGAACTGTTCTTTGGCGAGTAAGCACTAAGTCAGAAAAGGGTTATGATTAATCGATTTCAATTAGTTTTCCAAACGATCATATAAAAGATAAAGTAGTCGTCAAAGAAGGAAGTTAATCGTGGTGAATCCTTTCTTTTAATGACCTTTAAGTCCCATTTAATGCGTTTAATTGGTAGCATTCTTCATTTACAAACGGTAAGTTGTTTCTATCTGATTGGTATACAAGTCTAGGTTGTCCGAATGAGCTATGTATCCCTTCCTGCTCATCACTGGTTGAGTAGGGTTCAATTTTTATTCCTC
This region includes:
- a CDS encoding acyltransferase, which produces MKINKVQPYSDASGLLDLLRFLSALTVLELHATLKHVIPGYQAVMVFFVLSGYFVGSGVLKNVLQQSWSWSQYLINRFVRLWIVLLPSLCLTIIWVKLQNAMTDQTIHNDSLKSFMINALFLKGQFTPSFGQNGVLWSLTYEFWYYILFPPLALFLFSKSIRKRFLYFVVTVALAYFIYQVLGPRVLKYFSIWLMGAGVAILPRLKWESKRLNRVVMVLASAAAIGSLWLPDALLHYTPTSNVNAEPFIPDLIIGLSYSLLIYTIISFYKNTTFLTGLTRTATFLAGFSYTLYLIHFPVFNFIRASHKDHAVPLLEHFQPSQNLRDNIVLVILMIVYAWVISRLTEEHTPKIRRMIQKLISYPRTVLWRVSTKSEKGYD